A stretch of Carya illinoinensis cultivar Pawnee chromosome 14, C.illinoinensisPawnee_v1, whole genome shotgun sequence DNA encodes these proteins:
- the LOC122294979 gene encoding ACT domain-containing protein ACR11-like has product MSVTMASLGVGTHLSDNNNNNCISKASENRVPSGALIRGTFRLATKPFSVLHKRQRLSSMATNTPRASSATALEDESDTVPTPVVIIDQDTDPSATIVEITFGDRLGALLDTMNALKNLGLNVVKANVFLDSSGKHNKFAITKVDTGRKVEDPELLEAIRLTIINNLIQYHPESSAQLAMGVAFGIVQPEQQVDVDVATRIRIYDDGPERSLLYVETADRPGLLVDLVKIVTEINIDVKSGEFDTEGLLAKAKFHVSYKDKALIKPLQLVLSNSLRYFLRRPTTEESSF; this is encoded by the exons ATGTCTGTGACTATGGCTTCCTTGGGTGTTGGGACTCACCTCagtgataataataataataattgtatttCGAAAGCTTCTGAAAATCGGGTGCCTAGTGGAGCTCTGATCAGGGGCACCTTTCGGCTTGCCACCAAGCCTTTCTCCGTTCTGCATAAGAGACA AAGGTTATCCTCAATGGCCACAAACACACCTCGAGCATCATCAGCAACTGCTTTGGAG GATGAAAGTGATACCGTTCCAACTCCTGTAGTTATTATCGACCAAGACACCGATCCAAGTGCTACCATTGTGGAGATAACTTTTGGGGATCGGCTTGGAGCTCTTCTCGATACT ATGAATGCGCTTAAAAATCTTGGACTCAATGTTGTGAAGGCAAATGTTTTCTTAGATTCTTCTGGGAAGCACAACAAGTTCGCCATCACTAAAGT AGATACTGGTAGAAAGGTAGAAGATCCAGAATTGCTTGAGGCAATTCGCTTGACAATTATAAACAATTTGATTCAGTATCACCCG GAATCGAGCGCCCAATTAGCAATGGGAGTAGCCTTTGGAATAGTGCAACCAGAACAACAG GTTGATGTGGATGTAGCAACACGCATAAGAATCTATGATGATGGCCCTGAACGGAG TTTGCTTTATGTGGAGACAGCTGATCGCCCTGGATTATTGGTAGACCTTGTGAAGATTGTCACTGAAATCAATATTGATGTTAAATCCGGAGAATTTGACACAGAG GGGTTGTTGGCCAAGGCAAAGTTTCATGTTAGTTACAAGGACAAAGCGTTAATCAAGCCTCTCCAGCTG GTTCTTTCTAATAGCTTGCGATATTTCTTAAGGCGGCCAACAACAGAGGAGTCGAGTTTTTGA
- the LOC122295002 gene encoding wound-induced basic protein-like isoform X2 codes for MIYDVNSPLFRSFLSQKGGSSDKRKMEEQKPKEQKPKANENKPIMTE; via the exons ATGATCTACGACGTGAACTCTCCCCTCTTCCGATCCTTCCTCAGCCAGAAAGGCGGCTCCTCTGACAAGAG GAAAATGGAAGAGCAAAAACCAAAGGAGCAGAAACCCAAGGCAAATGAGAATAAGCCTATTATGACAGAGTGA
- the LOC122295002 gene encoding uncharacterized protein LOC122295002 isoform X1: MSDYSSTFKKIGFSRLLLSDLIQFCFFILSHPLYFCYFIFFSPYLLKLLSFLSPLLITTFLLLLVLLTVSPKLVQEYSHSESSESKVGSLVSTYRTLFERFQPKVDAGNEDFQQFEELEVFKIVFDKSTSEIGEAPVEVLEWEVKEVCSEAYEAPVDKSVGSGGNCIRGLEALTGNSDAYQVPTTQPGITQQNVEVKRLECFFQEENELETIFCVKEEREINQPGSIEFYEAEEGKEEPSMRNGSKAMYIKTNDSNTLSTDYGEKHDPQVMVNSQRLGASVGSPRNVGEYSSKSMENSEELGSKLGSFGSMRKEKEWRRTLACKLFEERHNVDGGEGMDMLWETYESESKKVQGRINKKKKSGKSVGYEEDEVEEEDIDGQLCCLQALKFSAGKMNLGMGRPNLVKFSKAFKGIGWLHHFGRHSKKGYH, encoded by the coding sequence ATGTCGGATTATTCAAGTACCTTCAAGAAGATAGGATTCTCCCGTCTTCTCCTCTCTGACTTAATCCAATTCTGTTTCTTCATTCTCTCCCACCCTCTTTACTTCTgttacttcatcttcttctccccATATCTTCTAAAGCTCCTCTCTttcctctctcctctccttatCACAACCTTTCTTCTCCTCCTTGTTCTTCTTACTGTCTCTCCCAAACTTGTTCAAGAGTACTCTCACTCTGAATCTTCAGAATCCAAAGTCGGTTCTCTTGTTAGTACATATCGAACTCTTTTCGAAAGATTCCAACCAAAAGTGGACGCTGGAAATGAagattttcaacaatttgaggAGCTTGAAGTGTTTAAGATTGTGTTTGACAAATCTACATCTGAAATTGGAGAGGCCCCCGTGGAAGTTTTGGAATGGGAAGTCAAAGAAGTTTGCTCAGAAGCATATGAAGCACCTGTTGACAAGAGTGTGGGTTCTGGAGGCAATTGTATTAGGGGATTGGAAGCTCTAACTGGCAATTCTGATGCATATCAGGTTCCGACTACACAGCCAGGAATCACTCAGCAGAATGTGGAAGTGAAGAGATTAGAATGCTTTTTTCAAGAAGAGAATGAGTTGGAaactatattttgtgtaaaggaagagagagaaatcaaccaaccaggtAGCATAGAGTTCTATGAAGcggaagaaggaaaagaagaaccATCCATGAGAAACGGATCAAAGGCAATGTATATTAAAACAAATGACAGTAATACATTGAGCACCGACTACGGTGAAAAGCATGATCCCCAGGTAATGGTAAACTCGCAGAGACTTGGTGCAAGTGTGGGGAGTCCAAGAAATGTGGGAGagtattcttcaaaatctatggAGAATTCTGAAGAATTGGGCTCTAAACTTGGAAGTTTTGGTTCAATGAGGAAAGAGAAGGAATGGAGAAGGACATTGGCATGCAAGCTTTTTGAGGAGCGACACAATGTGGATGGAGGTGAAGGAATGGATATGCTTTGGGAGACATATGAGTCAGAATCGAAAAAGGTGCAGGGAAGaatcaacaaaaagaagaagtcaGGCAAATCGGTTGGGTACGAGGAGGATGAGGTGGAAGAGGAAGACATTGATGGGCAGTTGTGCTGCTTACAGGCTTTGAAATTCTCAGCAGGGAAGATGAACTTAGGAATGGGAAGGCCTAATCTTGTCAAGTTCTCCAAGGCCTTTAAAGGGATAGGATGGTTGCACCATTTTGGCAGGCATAGCAAGAAGGGTTACCACTGA
- the LOC122294505 gene encoding galacturonosyltransferase 8-like — MATFRTARTSERITSAGGSIRGLGFTFRLLASAISVFVCLFLTLSFLFTSRAHTSPLHHLGFNSGSYGLGITRRSVLALKTDPLKPRLDQIRKQADDHRSLALAYASYARKLKLENSKLVRIFADLSRNYTDLLNKPTYRALSESDSLYLDESVLRQFEKEVKERIKVTRQVIAEAKESFDNQLKIQKLKDTIFAVNEQLTKAKKQGAFSSLIAAKSIPKSLHCLAMRLMEERIANPEKYSDEGKPTPPEFEDPKLYHYAIFSDNVIAASVVVNSAVKNSKEPWKHVFHVVTDKMNLGAMQVMFKLKDYNGAHIEVKAVEDYKFLNSSYVPVLRQLESANLQRFYFENKLENATKDTTNMKFRNPKYLSILNHLRFYLPEMYPKLHRILFLDDDIVVQRDLTGLWKIDMDGKVNGAVETCFGSFHRYAQYMNFSHPLIKARFSPNACAWAYGMNFFDLDAWRREKCTEEYHYWQNLNENRTLWKLGTLPPGLITYYSTTKPLDKSWHVLGLGYNPSISRDEIRNAAVVHFNGNMKPWLDIAMNQFRPLWTKYVDYDLEFVQACNFGL; from the exons ATGGCCACCTTTCGGACCGCACGCACTTCGGAGAGGATCACCAGTGCCGGAGGATCGATCCGGGGCCTTGGATTCACCTTCAGACTCTTGGCCTCCGCCATCTCAGTCTTCGTCTGCCTCttcctcactctctctttcctcttcaCTTCTCGCGCTCACACTTCCCCCCTCCACCACTTA GGCTTCAATTCCGGTTCATATGGATTGGGAATTACGAGAAGATCCGTACTCGCTCTCAAAACGGACCCTCTCAAGCCCCGGCTGGATCAGATCCGGAAGCAAGCAGACGACCACCGGTCATTGGCTCTGGCTTATGCCTCCTACGCTCGAAAGCTCAAGCTCGAGAACTCCAAGCTCGTTAGGATTTTCGCCGATCTCTCCCGGAACTACACCGATCTCCTCAACAAGCCCACATATCGTGCTCTCTCCGAATCCGACTCCCTCTACCTTGACGAATCGGTTTTACGGCAATTCGAGAAGGAAGTGAAGGAGCGAATTAAAGTGACGAGGCAAGTGATTGCGGAAGCCAAAGAGTCTTTCGATAACCAATTGAAGATCCAGAAGTTGAAGGATACGATTTTTGCGGTTAATGAGCAATTAACCAAGGCGAAGAAGCAAGGAGCTTTCTCGAGCTTGATAGCCGCAAAATCAATCCCAAAAAGCCTGCACTGCCTCGCAATGCGGTTGATGGAAGAGCGAATCGCTAATCCCGAGAAGTATTCTGATGAGGGGAAGCCAACTCCACCGGAGTTTGAGGATCCGAAGCTTTACCATTACGCAATTTTCTCGGATAATGTGATTGCCGCTTCAGTGGTGGTCAATTCGGCAGTAAAGAACTCGAAGGAGCCGTGGAAACATGTATTCCATGTTGTGACTGATAAGATGAATCTTGGGGCAAtgcaagttatgttcaaattgaAGGACTATAACGGAGCGCACATTGAAGTGAAGGCAGTTGAAGATTACAAGTTCTTGAACTCTTCGTATGTGCCAGTGCTTCGGCAATTGGAGTCGGCAAATTTGCAGAGGTTTTACTTCGAGAATAAGCTTGAGAATGCAACAAAGGACACCACGAATATGAAGTTTAGGAACCCAAAGTATTTGTCCATATTGAATCACCTGAGGTTTTATTTGCCGGAAATGTACCCAAAATTGCACAGGATCTTGTTTTTGGATGATGATATAGTGGTGCAGAGGGACTTGACAGGGTTGTGGAAGATAGATATGGATGGGAAGGTGAATGGGGCAGTTGAGACGTGTTTTGGGTCATTCCATCGCTATGCACAGTACATGAATTTCTCACACCCTTTGATTAAGGCGAGGTTTAGCCCCAACGCCTGTGCGTGGGCTTATGGAATGAACTTCTTTGATTTGGATGCTTGGAGGAGGGAAAAGTGCACTGAAGAGTATCACTACTGGCAGAACCTG AATGAGAACCGTACATTGTGGAAATTGGGGACGTTGCCTCCGGGACTAATCACATATTACTCGACAACAAAGCCTCTGGACAAGTCGTGGCATGTACTGGGACTTGGTTACAATCCAAGCATTAGCAGGGATGAGATCCGCAATGCTGCAGTGGTGCACTTCAACGGGAATATGAAGCCGTGGCTCGACATCGCCATGAATCAGTTTCGGCCACTCTGGACAAAGTATGTTGACTATGATTTGGAGTTTGTCCAGGCTTGCAATTTCGGTCTCTAA